A genome region from Anastrepha obliqua isolate idAnaObli1 chromosome 4, idAnaObli1_1.0, whole genome shotgun sequence includes the following:
- the LOC129246349 gene encoding pneumococcal serine-rich repeat protein isoform X1: MLPQLTVYAKIIYLLMVVISGALCTVEDYVIMSQCAHNKAIHVAAEGTVSVTDISQTQNITIVGLPDYVNNNLKIALYAKETQRYLCFNDQWKLVGMKELRDTCYFNETIVHGYFVFRSVVDLQRRVGFTHRGKAVGPKKNVNDACYLFTKIQADQFFHQHTNYFAPKAKSTKTISGISTSPQTTATTTHTTSGASARLSSQRAALSAAATTATATATATATASQRSHNNKLLRNNNKNKRVNGMRNNNKTNSNRNSNNNQNEEYSNGHSSNLSSNSNNNNPSSSHNSNSRKLVSNSQQQQQQIVVSQQKHHNYNNNSNNNNNSNSQTREHVRQQQQHQVRHHHNDPNLIARRQQHEHKQKRRQHQRQQQQRLRSGKITSPATTTEAQKAAQEHASATPTLAGRGAAMATTTQTTFGATVAAAGAALTGSYKQRKHEHGAHTTAANVAEKGAAATTTAITTMKTTTIANKRKGRRRKGRKQKKQQQKLEQQMLPLRSQPVTFKSQESRHDAATPTQTTWLWNESPTSPLSSLSTSQISSAATYGDYSGEWISSTTLADSASVPSSATTLLDAYIASPVSLLPSSVSSDTEDTPTHAYSASTTDVFDGFSSLTPTSDYNNITDFSGEILVDEDALNSTLIAEMDDSKTGIQLNSITSQQQHFITVSGAGSETEEQSLTPTSPIFSESSVQSWSPTTLDTEATAASFSDYAETMFPAPTATIETESVAATAILPEDVNATMETQTNADDADLYATMNSTSSETESESSSSSGSFTEALADVGSTITTAVVQRGSYNLKGEHENIINDPKINDRHMSRKPSSIAASIATLLYNQLLATRSNSDDEYAWRPQRGEEYSDEVDAATVRPTIATTTTDFAAEDRATWWQHQMNYSGNNFWDKGLADAPPSVQSSDYSLHKHNKHRNRSKHRPNSRNGDSRDFEAVSQHPLQALLASNSSLSYSKKYLGEGKLQRQGSKSYGSSNKLQPQSAQTAQEYSYSSTIATTHTATATIKTQDATNATTVSATTTRQHIYPLHQLLGNKTIAPFNSQPQLLQFDGNSNHLVHTPTANTFIKTTSSTAPSSSTVASDSTPTAAAAAATVTTKKTIRISTQKLLATPFHQLTYVRNNAGDIDIDNIDNISVYPDLLEESSEVAQQQSTERVATDATRNSRLTIVSGYLPTSATAMLPESIRLAKVKINKERKRMMSLRQRHGRRHA, from the coding sequence AAAGAACTGCGCGACACCTGCTACTTCAACGAAACCATCGTACACGGTTATTTCGTGTTTCGTTCCGTAGTCGATCTGCAGCGACGTGTCGGCTTCACGCACCGAGGTAAGGCGGTCGGGCCGAAGAAGAATGTCAACGATGCCTGTTATCTATTCACGAAGATACAGGCCGATCAGTTTTTCCATCAGCACACCAATTACTTTGCACCGAAAGCGAAGAGCACCAAAACCATTAGCGGCATTAGCACATCACcacaaacaacagcaacaaccacaCATACAACATCAGGAGCCTCAGCGAGATTGTCGTCACAGCGAGCAGCACTCTCAgcggcagcaacaacagcaacggcaACGGCGACAGCTACTGCGACAGCGTCCCAACGCAGCCACAACAACAAGCTGttgcgcaacaacaacaaaaataagcgAGTGAATGGCAtgcgcaataacaacaaaactaaTAGCAAcagaaatagcaacaataaccaAAATGAAGAGTACTCTAATGGCCATAGTAGCAATTTAAGcagcaacagtaacaacaacaacccgaGCAGTAGCCACAATAGCAACAGTAGGAAATTAGTTAGTAATagtcagcaacagcagcagcaaataGTTGTAAGTCAGCAAAAGCATCACAAttataataacaacagcaacaacaacaacaatagtaataGCCAGACACGCGAACATGTGCgccagcagcaacaacatcagGTGCGGCATCATCACAATGATCCGAACTTGATTGCCCGTCGCCAGCAGCACGAGCACAAACAGAAGCGACGGCAACATCAGCGTCAGCAGCAGCAACGACTGCGCAGCGGCAAAATAACTAgtccagcaacaacaacagaagcTCAAAAAGCTGCGCAGGAGCATGCGTCGGCCACACCAACTTTGGCAGGTCGTGGTGCTGCGatggcaacaacaacacaaactaCTTTCGGCGcgacagtagcagcagcaggagCAGCCTTAACCGGCAGTTACAAGCAACGAAAGCACGAGCACGGCGCCCACACAACTGCCGCAAATGTTGCTGAAAAGGGTGCGGCAgcaactacaacagcaataacaacaatgaaaacaacaacaattgcgaATAAGCGCAAAGGGCGACGAAGAAAAGGACGCAAGCAGAAGAAGCAACAGCAAAAGCTCGAGCAACAAATGCTGCCCCTTCGCTCGCAGCCTGTCACCTTCAAATCGCAGGAATCGAGGCATGACGCTGCCACACCAACGCAAACCACTTGGCTGTGGAACGAGTCGCCAACGTCACCGCTTTCATCGTTGTCAACATCGCAGATATCGTCGGCAGCAACTTATGGCGATTACAGCGGCGAATGGATATCTTCAACAACTCTCGCCGATTCAGCATCGGTGCCATCATCGGCAACAACACTTCTAGATGCTTACATAGCCTCGCCTGTTTCGCTTCTACCTTCGTCAGTGTCATCGGACACGGAAGACACGCCTACACATGCATACTCGGCATCAACTACAGATGTTTTTGATGGATTTTCCTCGCTTACGCCAACAAGCGACTACAACAACATCACTGATTTCTCAGGTGAGATTTTAGTAGACGAAGATGCGCTCAACTCTACGCTTATTGCTGAGATGGACGACAGCAAAACGGGCATTCAATTAAACAGTATTACTTCCCAACAACAACACTTTATAACAGTAAGTGGGGCAGGTTCAGAAACCGAAGAGCAGTCCCTGACCCCCACATCGCCAATATTTTCTGAAAGTAGCGTTCAGAGCTGGTCGCCAACAACACTGGACACAGAAGCGACAGCCGCTAGCTTTAGCGACTATGCTGAGACAATGTTTCCGGCTCCAACAGCAACAATTGAAACAGAAAGTGTTGCAGCAACAGCGATTTTGCCAGAGGATGTCAATGCGACAATGGAGACGCAAACTAACGCGGACGATGCAGATCTGTATGCAACAATGAATTCTACCTCTAGTGAAACCGAATCGGAAAGTAGCAGTAGCAGCGGCAGTTTCACCGAAGCACTGGCGGATGTTGGTAGCACAATAACCACAGCAGTTGTACAGCGAGGCAGCTACAACTTGAAGGGCGAGCACGAGAACATCATAAACGATCCGAAGATAAACGACCGCCACATGTCGAGAAAGCCTTCGAGCATTGCCGCCAGCATAGCAACACTTTTGTACAACCAATTGCTTGCAACGCGTAGCAACAGCGATGATGAATACGCTTGGAGGCCGCAGCGGGGTGAAGAGTACTCAGATGAAGTAGACGCGGCAACCGTACGGCCAACAATCGCCACCACAACAACCGATTTCGCTGCTGAAGATCGTGCAACATGGTGGCAGCATCAAATGAATTATAGCGGCAACAATTTTTGGGACAAAGGTTTGGCTGATGCCCCACCCAGTGTGCAGAGCAGTGACTACAGCTTGCATAAACACAACAAACACAGGAACAGAAGCAAGCATAGGCCCAACAGTCGAAACGGCGACAGCAGAGATTTTGAAGCAGTGTCTCAACATCCCTTGCAAGCGCTACTGGCAAGCAACTCCAGCCTTAGTTATAGCAAAAAATACTTGGGAGAGGGAAAGTTGCAGCGACAAGGCAGCAAATCGTACGGTAGTAGCAACAAGTTGCAGCCACAGTCGGCACAAACAGCACAAGAGTACTCGTACAGCAGCACAATCGCAACAACGCATACCGCAACTGCAACAATTAAAACACAAGACGCAACGAATGCCACAACTGTTTCGGCAACAACGACTAGGCAACACATTTACCCGCTACATCAATTGCTGGGCAACAAAACCATTGCGCCCTTCAACAGTCAGCCGCAATTATTGCAATTTGATGGCAACAGTAATCATTTAGTTCACACACCAACTGCAAATACTTTCATCAAAACAACCTCATCGACAGCGCCTTCTTCATCAACTGTGGCCAGCGACTCCACGCCTACAGCGGCGGCAGCAGCTGCGACAGTGACCACCAAAAAGACGATACGCATATCGACGCAGAAACTGCTAGCCACACCCTTTCACCAGCTGACCTATGTACGAAATAACGCCGGCGACATTGACATCGACAATATTGACAACATCAGCGTCTATCCGGATCTGTTGGAGGAATCCAGCGAGGTGGCACAACAACAGTCCACAGAGCGTGTGGCAACTGACGCGACTCGCAACAGTCGGCTGACAATCGTAAGCGGATATCTGCCCACTTCGGCGACAGCAATGCTGCCCGAATCGATACGGTTGGCTaaggttaaaataaataaggaaaGAAAGCGTATGATGAGCTTGCGGCAAAGGCACGGAAGGCGGCATGCGTAG
- the LOC129246349 gene encoding pneumococcal serine-rich repeat protein isoform X2: MSNQFRLLLFIVVISGALCTVEDYVIMSQCAHNKAIHVAAEGTVSVTDISQTQNITIVGLPDYVNNNLKIALYAKETQRYLCFNDQWKLVGMKELRDTCYFNETIVHGYFVFRSVVDLQRRVGFTHRGKAVGPKKNVNDACYLFTKIQADQFFHQHTNYFAPKAKSTKTISGISTSPQTTATTTHTTSGASARLSSQRAALSAAATTATATATATATASQRSHNNKLLRNNNKNKRVNGMRNNNKTNSNRNSNNNQNEEYSNGHSSNLSSNSNNNNPSSSHNSNSRKLVSNSQQQQQQIVVSQQKHHNYNNNSNNNNNSNSQTREHVRQQQQHQVRHHHNDPNLIARRQQHEHKQKRRQHQRQQQQRLRSGKITSPATTTEAQKAAQEHASATPTLAGRGAAMATTTQTTFGATVAAAGAALTGSYKQRKHEHGAHTTAANVAEKGAAATTTAITTMKTTTIANKRKGRRRKGRKQKKQQQKLEQQMLPLRSQPVTFKSQESRHDAATPTQTTWLWNESPTSPLSSLSTSQISSAATYGDYSGEWISSTTLADSASVPSSATTLLDAYIASPVSLLPSSVSSDTEDTPTHAYSASTTDVFDGFSSLTPTSDYNNITDFSGEILVDEDALNSTLIAEMDDSKTGIQLNSITSQQQHFITVSGAGSETEEQSLTPTSPIFSESSVQSWSPTTLDTEATAASFSDYAETMFPAPTATIETESVAATAILPEDVNATMETQTNADDADLYATMNSTSSETESESSSSSGSFTEALADVGSTITTAVVQRGSYNLKGEHENIINDPKINDRHMSRKPSSIAASIATLLYNQLLATRSNSDDEYAWRPQRGEEYSDEVDAATVRPTIATTTTDFAAEDRATWWQHQMNYSGNNFWDKGLADAPPSVQSSDYSLHKHNKHRNRSKHRPNSRNGDSRDFEAVSQHPLQALLASNSSLSYSKKYLGEGKLQRQGSKSYGSSNKLQPQSAQTAQEYSYSSTIATTHTATATIKTQDATNATTVSATTTRQHIYPLHQLLGNKTIAPFNSQPQLLQFDGNSNHLVHTPTANTFIKTTSSTAPSSSTVASDSTPTAAAAAATVTTKKTIRISTQKLLATPFHQLTYVRNNAGDIDIDNIDNISVYPDLLEESSEVAQQQSTERVATDATRNSRLTIVSGYLPTSATAMLPESIRLAKVKINKERKRMMSLRQRHGRRHA, encoded by the coding sequence AAAGAACTGCGCGACACCTGCTACTTCAACGAAACCATCGTACACGGTTATTTCGTGTTTCGTTCCGTAGTCGATCTGCAGCGACGTGTCGGCTTCACGCACCGAGGTAAGGCGGTCGGGCCGAAGAAGAATGTCAACGATGCCTGTTATCTATTCACGAAGATACAGGCCGATCAGTTTTTCCATCAGCACACCAATTACTTTGCACCGAAAGCGAAGAGCACCAAAACCATTAGCGGCATTAGCACATCACcacaaacaacagcaacaaccacaCATACAACATCAGGAGCCTCAGCGAGATTGTCGTCACAGCGAGCAGCACTCTCAgcggcagcaacaacagcaacggcaACGGCGACAGCTACTGCGACAGCGTCCCAACGCAGCCACAACAACAAGCTGttgcgcaacaacaacaaaaataagcgAGTGAATGGCAtgcgcaataacaacaaaactaaTAGCAAcagaaatagcaacaataaccaAAATGAAGAGTACTCTAATGGCCATAGTAGCAATTTAAGcagcaacagtaacaacaacaacccgaGCAGTAGCCACAATAGCAACAGTAGGAAATTAGTTAGTAATagtcagcaacagcagcagcaaataGTTGTAAGTCAGCAAAAGCATCACAAttataataacaacagcaacaacaacaacaatagtaataGCCAGACACGCGAACATGTGCgccagcagcaacaacatcagGTGCGGCATCATCACAATGATCCGAACTTGATTGCCCGTCGCCAGCAGCACGAGCACAAACAGAAGCGACGGCAACATCAGCGTCAGCAGCAGCAACGACTGCGCAGCGGCAAAATAACTAgtccagcaacaacaacagaagcTCAAAAAGCTGCGCAGGAGCATGCGTCGGCCACACCAACTTTGGCAGGTCGTGGTGCTGCGatggcaacaacaacacaaactaCTTTCGGCGcgacagtagcagcagcaggagCAGCCTTAACCGGCAGTTACAAGCAACGAAAGCACGAGCACGGCGCCCACACAACTGCCGCAAATGTTGCTGAAAAGGGTGCGGCAgcaactacaacagcaataacaacaatgaaaacaacaacaattgcgaATAAGCGCAAAGGGCGACGAAGAAAAGGACGCAAGCAGAAGAAGCAACAGCAAAAGCTCGAGCAACAAATGCTGCCCCTTCGCTCGCAGCCTGTCACCTTCAAATCGCAGGAATCGAGGCATGACGCTGCCACACCAACGCAAACCACTTGGCTGTGGAACGAGTCGCCAACGTCACCGCTTTCATCGTTGTCAACATCGCAGATATCGTCGGCAGCAACTTATGGCGATTACAGCGGCGAATGGATATCTTCAACAACTCTCGCCGATTCAGCATCGGTGCCATCATCGGCAACAACACTTCTAGATGCTTACATAGCCTCGCCTGTTTCGCTTCTACCTTCGTCAGTGTCATCGGACACGGAAGACACGCCTACACATGCATACTCGGCATCAACTACAGATGTTTTTGATGGATTTTCCTCGCTTACGCCAACAAGCGACTACAACAACATCACTGATTTCTCAGGTGAGATTTTAGTAGACGAAGATGCGCTCAACTCTACGCTTATTGCTGAGATGGACGACAGCAAAACGGGCATTCAATTAAACAGTATTACTTCCCAACAACAACACTTTATAACAGTAAGTGGGGCAGGTTCAGAAACCGAAGAGCAGTCCCTGACCCCCACATCGCCAATATTTTCTGAAAGTAGCGTTCAGAGCTGGTCGCCAACAACACTGGACACAGAAGCGACAGCCGCTAGCTTTAGCGACTATGCTGAGACAATGTTTCCGGCTCCAACAGCAACAATTGAAACAGAAAGTGTTGCAGCAACAGCGATTTTGCCAGAGGATGTCAATGCGACAATGGAGACGCAAACTAACGCGGACGATGCAGATCTGTATGCAACAATGAATTCTACCTCTAGTGAAACCGAATCGGAAAGTAGCAGTAGCAGCGGCAGTTTCACCGAAGCACTGGCGGATGTTGGTAGCACAATAACCACAGCAGTTGTACAGCGAGGCAGCTACAACTTGAAGGGCGAGCACGAGAACATCATAAACGATCCGAAGATAAACGACCGCCACATGTCGAGAAAGCCTTCGAGCATTGCCGCCAGCATAGCAACACTTTTGTACAACCAATTGCTTGCAACGCGTAGCAACAGCGATGATGAATACGCTTGGAGGCCGCAGCGGGGTGAAGAGTACTCAGATGAAGTAGACGCGGCAACCGTACGGCCAACAATCGCCACCACAACAACCGATTTCGCTGCTGAAGATCGTGCAACATGGTGGCAGCATCAAATGAATTATAGCGGCAACAATTTTTGGGACAAAGGTTTGGCTGATGCCCCACCCAGTGTGCAGAGCAGTGACTACAGCTTGCATAAACACAACAAACACAGGAACAGAAGCAAGCATAGGCCCAACAGTCGAAACGGCGACAGCAGAGATTTTGAAGCAGTGTCTCAACATCCCTTGCAAGCGCTACTGGCAAGCAACTCCAGCCTTAGTTATAGCAAAAAATACTTGGGAGAGGGAAAGTTGCAGCGACAAGGCAGCAAATCGTACGGTAGTAGCAACAAGTTGCAGCCACAGTCGGCACAAACAGCACAAGAGTACTCGTACAGCAGCACAATCGCAACAACGCATACCGCAACTGCAACAATTAAAACACAAGACGCAACGAATGCCACAACTGTTTCGGCAACAACGACTAGGCAACACATTTACCCGCTACATCAATTGCTGGGCAACAAAACCATTGCGCCCTTCAACAGTCAGCCGCAATTATTGCAATTTGATGGCAACAGTAATCATTTAGTTCACACACCAACTGCAAATACTTTCATCAAAACAACCTCATCGACAGCGCCTTCTTCATCAACTGTGGCCAGCGACTCCACGCCTACAGCGGCGGCAGCAGCTGCGACAGTGACCACCAAAAAGACGATACGCATATCGACGCAGAAACTGCTAGCCACACCCTTTCACCAGCTGACCTATGTACGAAATAACGCCGGCGACATTGACATCGACAATATTGACAACATCAGCGTCTATCCGGATCTGTTGGAGGAATCCAGCGAGGTGGCACAACAACAGTCCACAGAGCGTGTGGCAACTGACGCGACTCGCAACAGTCGGCTGACAATCGTAAGCGGATATCTGCCCACTTCGGCGACAGCAATGCTGCCCGAATCGATACGGTTGGCTaaggttaaaataaataaggaaaGAAAGCGTATGATGAGCTTGCGGCAAAGGCACGGAAGGCGGCATGCGTAG